A stretch of DNA from Fimbriimonadales bacterium:
GACCGTGGTAAACGATGTCCAAAGGAAAAGTCCTCGTAGTAACCGGTCAGGCATGAACATGGTCGTCATCGCATCTTTTTGGTCTTCCATACTGACGTCGGTTCGGCTCTGTTACACTATCACCCCATCAAAAATCAACTACCACGTTGACGATGGGGAGGGAAAAAGTCGAGTCGTTCAGCAGTGTTAGCGTGAAGCTCGAACTCGATGTCTCCAACGCTAAAGCTCGAGAACTTATCAGGGAAGCGAGTGTTTTTTGTCACTTGGAGTCGATTATGTCCCACTCGAGAAGCGTATACCGGCACGCTCATTTAGCCGCGCGCGGAGTTACTTTGATGGATTTGTTCGTTTTAAAGCTTCAGGGCCAAAGCGCCCGTATCTTTTCCGGAAGAGACTTTTTCACCTCTTCGATTTCTCCGGAAGTGATGTGGCGGCTCATTACTTTGAAGACCGCTTTTGCCATTGTCTCCGGAGTCGTGTATGGTTTTCCTCCATGCGCCCTTAAGATATCTTCGTAAAAGCCCTCTAAAGTTCTGTCTCTCGTAGCGAAGGGTTGCCTGTTGTTGGGTTTCCATCCGTCGTAGAAGATTCCTTTTATGAGAAGTGGCAT
This window harbors:
- a CDS encoding DUF2267 domain-containing protein, encoding MSATGLQVFDTTLQKTNKWLDEIMEEMGIKTRQQAYDALRGCLHALRERLTIEEAAHLAAQMPLLIKGIFYDGWKPNNRQPFATRDRTLEGFYEDILRAHGGKPYTTPETMAKAVFKVMSRHITSGEIEEVKKSLPEKIRALWP